A genome region from Triticum aestivum cultivar Chinese Spring chromosome 2B, IWGSC CS RefSeq v2.1, whole genome shotgun sequence includes the following:
- the LOC123039816 gene encoding mitochondrial metalloendopeptidase OMA1-like: MGMMTMHRGYHVETVPYTNRAHLVPRSGRAARERHATDSYFAAFKKQYASWILKENDDQTVRVKRIVMELVGGVHRSLPNKARHWVDDLKWEAVVLRHDSVNAYVLCTGKIVVFTGLLRRLHTDAEIAAVLGHEFGHVLAKHTSEMIANLIDNKWFPALLTAPFLRWQEIEADYIGMMLLAAAGYDPHEAPRALEKVGKMERKSVLEKLLSSLSHPSCKKRSRLLSQPRVMRKAMTLYTQVKGKKDL; encoded by the exons atggggaTGATGACCATGCACCGTGGCTACCACGTCGAGACCGTGCCCTACACCAACCGCGCCCACCTCGTCCCCCGCTCCGGCCGGGCCGCACGCGAGCGCCATGCCACCGACTCCTACTTCGCCGCTTTCAAGAAGCAGTACGCATCCTGGATCCTCAAGGAGAACGACGATCAGACCGTCCGCGTCAAGCGCATCGTCATGGAGCTTGTCGGTGGCGTCCACCGTAGCCTGCCCAACAAGGCTCGCCACTGGGTGGACGACCTCAAGTGGGAGGCGGTTGTTCTCAGACACGACAGCGTCAACGCTTATGTGCTATGCACCGGCAAAATCGTAGTTTTCACCGGGCTGCTCCGCCGTCTCCACACCGACGCCGAGATCGCCGCTGTTCTTGGGCACGAG TTCGGACACGTTCTTGCAAAGCACACGTCAGAGATGATCGCAAACTTGATCGACAACAAGTGGTTTCCGGCCCTCCTCACCGCCCCATTCCTACGATG GCAGGAGATAGAAGCAGACTATATCGGAATGATGCTACTCGCAGCTGCTGGTTACGATCCACATGAAGCCCCTCGAGCCCTTGAGAAGGTCGGGAAGATGGAAAGAAAATCTGTATTGGAGAAACTGCTGTCTTCCCTCTCTCATCCATCCTGCAAGAAAAGGTCACGGCTGCTATCGCAACCTAGGGTCATGAGGAAGGCGATGACATTATACACACAAGTGAAAGGAAAGAAGGATTTGTGA
- the LOC123039817 gene encoding noroxomaritidine synthase 2-like produces the protein MSIMFISMLLVLLVPLYLYLKASSRSKNTSVFPTNWPILHMFPSFMVNVHNLHDYLTMVLAGLGHNFRAHGPPGTGMRFFVTCDPANVRHIFTTNYTNFPKGAEFAAIFDIMGGSLFTVDGEDAAAQRGKLKSVLSNPRMIASTEACCRNKVENILLPLLSYMASIGTPFDVQELMSRFMFDLATMSLFGVDPGLLSLDKPPMDAVVALNTVMEVGFFRHTMPASCWKLMRWLNIGPDRKLSTAHKVLRRFLMELMERRKMEMMERKISTCHVGNDEEQDGVDIMSSYPDYVDDDLSYAKNIGYMLAARDTIGTTLTWVFYNLAQKPNIVSIIRSELSPIASCKEASGVDTMMIFEPHETKSPIYLRAVLYETLRLYPPAPFERKTVAANDIMPSGHEVRTGDTILISLYSLGRMEGVWGNDCPDYNHDRWLSEDGNNLRYVPSHKFLAFNSGPRICLGKEIAVMQMKTVIASMLWNFDMEVMEGQSIQPKPSCILEMKNGLIVKLKKREM, from the coding sequence ATGTCAATTATGTTCATTTCCATGCTACTTGTGCTACTTGTTCCCCTATACTTGTATCTCAAGGCTAGCAGTAGATCTAAGAACACATCAGTGTTTCCCACAAACTGGCCAATATTGCATATGTTCCCTTCCTTCATGGTCAATGTCCACAACTTGCATGACTATCTCACCATGGTCCTCGCCGGATTAGGCCACAACTTCAGGGCGCACGGCCCACCCGGGACCGGGATGCGGTTCTTCGTCACGTGCGACCCTGCTAATGTCCGGCACATCTTCACGACCAACTACACCAACTTCCCCAAGGGTGCTGAGTTCGCCGCAATTTTCGACATCATGGGTGGCAGCCTCTTCACCGTCGATGGTGAAGACGCTGCCGCCCAGCGTGGGAAATTGAAGAGCGTGCTCAGCAACCCGCGGATGATTGCCAGTACGGAGGCATGCTGCCGCAACAAGGTGGAGAACATCCTTCTCCCATTGCTCTCCTACATGGCGAGCATCGGCACTCCTTTTGACGTGCAAGAACTGATGTCAAGGTTTATGTTTGACCTGGCTACTATGTCTCTCTTTGGTGTGGATCCTGGCCTCCTATCATTAGACAAACCACCCATGGACGCCGTGGTCGCTCTGAACACAGTCATGGAGGTGGGATTTTTCAGGCACACCATGCCAGCTTCTTGCTGGAAATTAATGAGGTGGCTAAACATCGGCCCCGACAGAAAGCTCTCCACAGCGCACAAAGTGCTACGAAGGTTCCTCATGGAGTTgatggagaggaggaagatggagatgatggagaggaagaTCAGCACATGTCATGTTGGTAATGATGAGGAACAAGATGGTGTGGATATTATGTCTTCCTACCCAGACTACGTTGATGATGACTTATCCTATGCCAAGAACATTGGCTACATGCTCGCTGCAAGGGACACAATTGGAACGACCCTGACATGGGTTTTCTACAACCTCGCCCAGAAACCAAACATTGTGTCAATCATCCGGAGTGAACTCTCACCCATTGCATCATGCAAAGAAGCATCCGGTGTGGATACCATGATGATCTTTGAGCCGCATGAAACCAAATCTCCAATCTATCTGAGAGCCGTCTTGTACGAAACTCTTAGGTTGTACCCACCGGCACCTTTCGAGCGCAAGACGGTGGCCGCCAATGATATTATGCCGAGTGGCCATGAGGTGCGCACCGGTGACACCATCCTTATTTCTCTCTACTCCCTGGGGAGAATGGAGGGCGTGTGGGGTAATGATTGTCCCGACTATAACCATGATAGGTGGCTCTCGGAAGATGGAAACAATCTAAGGTACGTACCATCTCACAAGTTCTTGGCCTTCAACTCGGGCCCAAGGATATGCCTTGGGAAGGAAATTGCGGTTATGCAGATGAAGACCGTCATCGCCTCAATGTTGTGGAACTTTGATATGGAGGTGATGGAAGGGCAAAGCATCCAGCCCAAGCCATCTTGTATACTGGAGATGAAAAATGGGCTCATAGTTAAGCTAAAGAAGCGAGAGATGTAA